One Gardnerella vaginalis genomic window, TCTTGCCAACCAAAGCTAGTCATCATGTCGTATTGCGGAATGATTGTTACTGCCCAAGGAACCATCATCGTGCTTATTACTATTCCAAAAAGCAGATTTCTGCCACGGAACCTCATTTTTGCAAACACGTATCCAAGAACGGCACTCGTGTAAATGGCTATTACCGTTTTAACTACCGATATAAACAATGAGTTAAAGAATAGCCTCAAAAAGTCGAATTTCTCTTGAATCCCAACGTAATTCCCAAATGTGCTTGGCTTTGGGAACAGCCCCCCATCTATGCGCACAATGTCGCTGTTTGGAGCAAAGGAAGATACAAACATCCAAATAAATGGCACGATTGTTAAGAAAGACAATAAGAATAGGAATATTGTTAGAAACCATCCAATAATGCTCTTTTTAAGATTTTGTTTTTTCATACTAACTCACTATCCTTAGACGCTTTAAACATTATGAATGTTAGGATTCCAGTGATTATAAATAGAACAACGCTCATTGCAGATGCTATTCCAAAGTTATACTTTTGGAACGCTTGATCAAAAATTAGGTAGCTGATTGTGTACGTTGATGTTCCTGGACCACCATTGGTCATAACAAGAATCTGAACATACGCTTGAATATAACCAATCATAGATGTGATTACTATAAAAAGTGTTGTTGGCTTTAGCAATGGAACTGTTATTCTAAAGAATTTTTGCACGCTATTAGCGCCGTCTATTTCTGCCGCTTCGTAAACATCTTTTGGCAGATTCATTAGTCCAGCCAAATATAATACCGTTGCGTAGCCAAAGTCTTTCCAAATTGTCATTATTATGATTGCTGGCATAGCCCAAGTGGAACTGTGCAACCAATTTATATTTAAGCCTGTAACCCTATCGATCATGCCAAACTGCGGGTCAAACATCCACATCCACACAAAGCTCACTGCCACCAACGGCGTAATTGTTGGCATGTAGAAAAGACCTCGCAACGTGTCTTTGCATTTAACAAGCTTGGAGCTTAACAACATTGCAAAACCAATGCCAAGAATAACGCGGAATACAACAGATACAAACGTAAAGATTGCGGTGTTTGCAATGGACTTCCAGAATAACTTATCTACTAAAATCTGCTTAAAATTATCCAGCCCAACCCAATTGTATGTTCCAACAAGCGGATTCCATTCGTGGAAACTGCCTGCAAAAGCCTTATATATTGGATAGGCAAGAAAAATCACAAAATAAACAATCAGAAACACTACTGCTATATTCCGAAAGGAGAAGGTTCGAGAAAGAGCAGTGCTTATTTTTGACATACCACCATTATGTTTTCTCATTTTGCTCAAATGAGAATCCTGATTAACTTGTTTCATGATTTTCCTTGCCTTACCTACTGAGCACAGTGATTACGATTTACAACTAGTTAACTAATCTGCTTTGTTTTTACTTGTGCTCTTTGAAGAACTCATACTTACTTTCTGCAGACGTAAACTTAGAATTCTTCATATCTTTAACCATTGTTGCTTGAGCCTCTTTGATTGCATCATCAATAGACTCACCATTTTGCATAACGTTCTGGAAAGCAGCCTTGCTACTTGTTTCCACGGTAGAAGGCGTGATTCCTGGCCAGATTAGGCGATCTGCACGCGGCTGAATCGCAGCCATTACTGGAGCCTTTAGAATCTCAGGATCGTTTTGCAAAGACTTCTTTGCTGGGAACGAGTTCAAATGCTTTACTGCCGAGCGAATAAACGCATCGTTAGCGAGAATGAACTTAATAAAGTCTTGAGCAACCTCTTGCTGATCTTTTGACTGGTGAGCGTTAATTCCTGGAGTGGATTCTCCATTGTAGCGATCGTACGCAAATGGCTTTTCTTTTGTAAATGTTGGAGTTGGGAAGACTCCATATTCAATATTTGGGTACTTTTCTTTTAGCACACCTTCGAGCCATCCCCAGGCATAAACCATTCCAGATTGGCCGTTTCCAAAGCTTTGCGTGTAATCCGTGCCAAAGTCGGTAGAAATGACCTTGTCTTTGTCGTACAAATTCTTCAAGAACTTCATGTTTTCACGCGTGACTTTGTTGTCAAAATTAGGCTTCTTGCCACTTTCATCAAAAGCAAGTTCACCACGCTGATAGTTCAATCCTTGATTGATTGCAGCATAAGCATCGCCGTTCACGTTAAATCCAGCCTGTTCCATCTTGGAACCGTTCCACTTAGTGAGTTTCTTTGCCACTTCGCGCAACTCATCCCAAGTAGAAGGAATATCTGCCTCGGTTAAGCCAGCTTCCTTCCAAAGCTTCTTGTTGTAGTAAATGTTTCCCGTATTGATTACGGAATCAATGTACTTTACATTACCTTTATCATCTTCATGCGCACTCGCCGTTGCGTAATCCGATTCCATAGCAGCCTTGTCAATCTTGTAATCGGCAGCATATGGGCGAATAAGCTCATCTTTGGAGTTGTGAATATTGAACAAAGCTGGGCCCTTTGTTCCCTTTAGAGCAAGCGGAAGCTTTGTCCAGTAATCATCCCAAGCAACGTTCTTAGTCTTAAACTTTACATTTGGATAAATCTTTTGATAATCCTTAATCATGTCGTAAATTGGATCAGTGGACGCGTCTCCCCAGCTCCAATACTCAAGCTGGATTGGCTTTCCTTGATTTACTAAATGATTTGGGTCATACTTTAAAGCTTGACCCATAACAGCTAGGCCTTTGTCTTTCTTTGTATCTGTTACTCCTGCTGCACCATTATTCCCACATGCGGCAAGCGTAGAAATCATGCCCAAAACTGCTATACAGGATATGCATATTTTTTTAATCTTCATTGTTACTCCACTTCCTCGTGAAATTGATGGGTAATTTTATAATATTGCTTTAAGTTTGACTCGGTCAAACATTAAAAATGTAAATGTAAAGGTTTTCATTTTGAATCCTTAATACTAAGCTAGTTTTGCACGAATAAATACTTTTTAGGCGGCGTGTCTAAAAATGTAAACCTTTTCATTTATGATGACTAGAAGCAGGGTGATTACAAGAGATGCAGTTAAAAACTCTGCAGCTAAAACGCTTAAAAGAGGTGCGACTTGTCAAAAACTAGTATTTGCGATGTAGCAACACTGGCAGGAGTGTCGATTGCAACAGTCTCCAGAACATTCGCACACCCAGAAAAAGTCTCCGCATCTACACGCGCCAAAGTCATGCGCGCAGCTGAACAAATGGATTTCACTGTTTCTAGAACCGCCGGAGAGCTTAAAACAGGCAAATCGTATCGCATAACGCTACTAATCGGAAGCAGTAAAATCGAATGGTTTAGCTCGGCAATTATAGAAGGATTAAATAGCGTACTTAACAAAAATGGCTACGACCTTGTAATACACCTTTTAGAAGGAGTTGAACAAAGAAAAAACTTCTTTAAAGAACTGCCTTTACGCGCAAACACAGACGCAATAATCGTATCGTCATTTGACATAAGCAGCAATGAGGCCGAACAATTACAACGCATAAACGTACCAATTGTCGGAATAAACTGCACAGCTTCTAAAGTGCTCTCTGCATCAATCGGAATCGACGATGCTCTGGGCATAAAACTTGCGATTCAACACTTAGCAACATTAGGACATAAGCGTCTTTTATACGTGTATGAGCATTTTTGTTCATCTTTCCGCTTTAGCTCGTCAAGAAGAATCACAAGCTTTGAAAACGTGTGCAACAATATTGATGGAATGCAAGGGAAAGTACTACCAATAGACATAAAAGATGACCCCATAGATGCCACTCTTTCTGAGCTTTTTACACAAGAAAATCCTCCTACTGCAATATGCTTCCACCAGGATTCAACAGCAATGCCGTTCTTGTTTAGATTACAAAAATTAGGAATTCGCGTGCCTGAAGATTTATCGATTATAGGATTCGACAATGGCACTTATGCAAAAGAGGCTGGACTAACCACAATCCGTCAAAATCCTAAAACAATGGCAGAACAAGCTGGGAACATTGCGATATCTCTTATAGAAGGTAAAGCTGTAGCGCGAAGACATCTTACAGCTCCAGTGCAACTTATTATAAGAAATTCTACGGCTGCGCCTAAAGCAAAATCGTGAATGCGCTTGCGATTACAAGCATAAGCGGATACCACGCATACATAAGCCAGCGGAATTGCTTAGTTTGCTTAGGACCGTCGCCATACGGACTGCGGTAATGCAGCACAGCCACGCCAACGCCAGGCGCCAAAAGCGACATAGCGCCGAACGCGCCAGCAATCAGCTCCATGCGAATCTCATGGTTTTCTAGGAATCTAAAAATGAGAACAAATCCTAAAAGTAAAGCTCCGCCCCAAAAAATATTCTGCCTAAAGCCGACTTTTCCGAAAAGATTCCACAATATTCCTGCAACCAGAATTACTACGATTGACGCCACTTTTTGCGCGCCCTTAAAACGCGCACGAACCATGTCGATTCCCGAAAGCACAAACAGTGCGATAACAAGACCAAACACTGGGTTTTGCGAGCGCATATCGAAAGCGCAACCAAAGGTTGTAAAGTCGTACGGAACTTCGCAAATAAGAGCCAATATAAGCAGACGGAGCGTGTAAAGGTTGAGGTTATGCGTGTTTTGATATCCGCGAACGAGCAGCCACGCGTACCACGGCAGAGCCGACCAGCTTATAACTTCGCACACCACGGCAGCAGTGAGGCTCCACATGTTGGAATTGGAAAGACCTCCAAAAAGGTGCGGAATCACGGTTGTACCGAACGCGCTGAGCATCATCATTACAGCGCCGAGCAGCTTGAACTTTTTGAGCGTAATCCCCATTTTTATGTTCTTGTCTGCGCGGATCTTTGGTTTTAGCGCGTCCATAATTCACCTCTTGCTCGCACGCGTGGCGTTAAGTGCGTATATAAGTACGTATATAAATACGTATACTACGCCAAGCTGGGTAGAGATTCGAGATTTTTCGCAGCGGATGAAGCGAACCTCAGCATCTTTGATGGTGACTCGCTGAAGCAGCAAGAAAAATCGAGAATCTCAGGCGATTAAGCAATACGCAATTGCTCAAGCACGTAAGAGGGCTGGGTGATTCTTGGTCGAACAGTATAAGAGCGGCAGCCGATACCAAATAATACAATGATCAACCACTACAAACAAACTTCAACCAAAAACAAAAAATTAAAGCCAAATCGGAACAACCGCAACAACAACCAACACGCAAGAGGCGAAGCGTTGTGCGAATCGACGACTTCGAGCTGCATAGCGCGCGAGAAGTCACCTCGATTCGCTGAGCCGCTTAAATGTAAAGTCCAGTGGACTTTACATGCGACGAAGGCGTGAGCGCGGCTAATCCGCGCGAGCGTAGAAACACCCAGCCCTCACACAACGCTAAATAGGAAAATCGTGTTATAAAACAAACAGAGCGAAGGACTGCGCGCCGAGTTTAAGCGCGGAAGAGTCGCAAGTAACCGCTCCAACCGAAATCCGCGGCCGCAAAATCGCCTCTGGCGTAATCCCTGCAAGCGCGCTAAGCGAAATCGTCTCCTCGTTTAATCCAGGATTCATAGCCACAATAATTTTTTCTGTAGAGGATTCGCCATCCGACCCATCCGGCTCAGCCGCGCATCGCTCGTACGCAAAGCTGCGACCATCCACAGGCGCGTGCAACACTCTCCAAGTGGCATCCGCATGCAACGCCGCGCACTCGTGGCGCAAAGCAATCAGCGCGCGCACCCAGTTAAGCAGCGAATCGCCATCCTGCTCCTGCCCCAAAACTGTTGGAATTTCGCCACTTTGCACGGCTTGGTTGCGCGAATTTGCGCAAGTCCTTCCATCCGCGCGCGCCTCAACAGGCAAATACAACTTCGACTTTGCAGCCGTGGAGAATCCAAAATTCTTGGAATCATCCCACTGCATTGGCGTACGCGTACCCGTGCGCGCGTAACCGCCTTCTTTTGTAGGAATATCGCGGTATTTCATGCCGATTTCGTCGCCGTAATACACAAACGGCACGCCTGGCATTGTAAGAATCATGCCAAACGCAATCCGCCTTTCGCGCTCGCTTAATCGCGGAGCAAGTCGCGGCGTATCGTGATTGCACGTTATAAAACTAAAGTAGCCATCGTTACAAGTAGCCTCGTATTGTGGGCAATAATCGTCTAAAAATGGGCAAATGCTGCCGCCGCCACGCGCATTAAAGTAGCTGTGGTCGTGCTCGGGATTGCTGTCTAGCGCATTATCCACATCTCTAGCTAAGCGCGCATAACCGTTAGGATTCCCATCCCAGCGCCAATTCAAATAAAAGTCCATGTCGAACCCAGCAGCCAGCGCCTGACGAGGCCTGCCCCACTCCGAAACGAAAGCAGCCTGCGGATACTCGGCTTTTACAGCGCCCAGCATTTCTTGCCATGCGTGAATCGTGTTGTCTTTGCCAAGGCTTCCTTCGCCATTGTTGTCGTCGTTTTTTACAAGCGAATCCGCCATGTCTACGCGGAAGCCGTCTGCCCCAAGCGAAAGCCAGAATCGCATAACATCAACCATTGCAGCGCGAGTTTCTGCCGCCTCCTTGGAATCTGGCGCGGATTGCCACGCGCGATCCCTATGTGCAAAACCGTAATTTAGCGCTGGTTGGCATTTGAAGAAGTTAAGAATATACGTGGCATCTCGCTCGCTTTCGCCGCCAATAAACGGCATGGAATAGCCACTAAACGCACTGTCTGTCCATATGTATCGCTTGCTAAACTCGTTTTCTTGCGCGCGCGAGCTTTGCTTAAACCACTCGTGCTCTTCGCTTGTGTGACCTGGAACAAGGTCTAGCAAAATGTGCATTCCGCGATTGTGTGCTTCGCTAAAAAGACGCTGCAAATCCTCGTTTGTGCCGTAGCGCGCTGCCACTTTTTTGTAGTCGCGCACGTCGTAGCCCGCGTCTTTAAATGGCGAATCGTAGCAAGGATTTAGCCAGATTGCATTGCAACCAAGCGATTTTACGTAGTCGAGTTTTTCGATTATGCCTGGAATATCGCCGATTCCGTCGCCGTTTGAATCGTAGAAGCTTTGTGGGTAGATTTCGTAGAATACGGCGTCGCGCAGCCATTGCGCATGTTCGTTTTGCATATTTCCCCCGTTTTGTTGGCGTATATTAACTTTTGCGTATATTAACTTTTGACTTGTCCGACTTTATTTTACTATTAACATTCTTGCTTTTGTTTCCGCATTTTGTACCACATTTGACCTAAATCACGTACATTCTCAGGAAAACAACTCCGCACTTTGTACCACATTTGACCTAAATCACGTACAAAAAGCGGAAAAGATTGACGCACTTTGTAGCTAGCAATCATCAATTAGCTTAACCAATCAATAATAAAATTCCGTTAAATTTACTGAGTTATAGAATAAAATACGATTTTCTAAAGCTAAAAAGTCACTTTACAAACAATTTTTCTAATCACTTGCGACATGATTTGCTAACACTTTTATATCCGTGTATACTACACAGTGCTTATACACGGATTTCAATAAAAATGTGACGCTGCTCAACGCAGCAAAACGCGATGTTGCGCCACATGGAATCTGTTACTATGCCACCAAAGAACATGCCAAGCTGGCATGATATAGGAGGTCAAGGATGACGAATATGAAGAAAGTGCTGGGCGCAGGCCTCGCAATCGCTACAATGTTTGGATTTGCTGCATGCGGTTCTAGCACCAACGCTGGCTCCAGCAGCAAGTCAAACCCAGTAAAGCTCACCGTGTGGTCTTCTTCCGAAGATCAGAAGGCTGGCGGCTGGATTCAGGCTATGGAGAAAGCCTTCAAGAAGGATCACCCAGAGGTTACTTTTAAGAACGCTGTTGTTGCTCCACCAGATGCTGCTAAGACCGTTAAGCAGGATGCTAAGGCTGCTGCCGATGTTTACCTGTTCCCTAACGATCAGCTCGGCGACTTGGTAAAGGCAAACGCAATTGGCGAGTTGAGCGATGATGCCGCTAAGCAGGTTAAGGAAGACAACGATGAGACCATCATCCAGTCTATTACTGCTCAGGATGGCAAGATGTATGGCGTTCCATACATGGGCAACACTTGGTTCATGTACTACGATAAGTCCAAGTTCTCCGACGAAGACGTTAAGTCCCTCGACAAGATGCTCGAAAAGGGCAAGGTTGCTTTCGATATCAGCAACGCTTGGTACCTTCCAGGCTTCTACCTCGATGGCAACATGACCCTCTTCGGTGAGAAGAGCAACGATGGCAAGGCCGGCATCAAGATTGGTGACAAGGCTGCCGAAATCACTAAGTATGTTGCAAAGCTCATCCAGAACAAGAACTTCGTAATGGATGGCGATGGTGCTGGCTTGTCTGGCATTAAGAACCACACTGTTGACGCTTACTTCTCCGGCTCTTGGGATGCTGGCGACGTAAAGAAGGCTTTGGGCGACAACTATGCTGCTGCTCAGCTTCCAAAGTTCAAGTCTGAAGATGGCGAACATCAGATGAAGTCCTTCGCTGGCTCTAAGGCTGTTGCTTACAACCCTAACTCCAAGGCTCCAGAGATGGCCGCTAAGTTCGCTGCATTCCTCGGTTCTAAGGAATCCCAGGAGCAGATGTACAAGCTTCACGGCGATATCCCAGTTGCTAAGTCTTTGGCTGATCTCGTTAAGGACAACCCAGCCGCTGTGGCTCAGATGAACACCATTGCTAAGACTTCTGTCTTGCAGCCAACCGTTCCAGAAATGGGTGCCTTCTGGGATCCAATGAAGACCTTCGGTACTGCATTGGCAAACAAGGAAGTCAATGATGGTAACGCTGCTGCAAAGGTTGCAGACTTCCAGAAGGGCTTCGAGGAAGCTCTCAAGAAGTAAGTATTAACTTACGACTATTTTCTAAATTTAGATTCTTTCAAAAAGAGAATAATATTTAGAAAACAACGGCAAGGACGCCCCGCTCCCCTAAGGATTTTAAAATCGGGGCGGGGCGTCTTTTGCTTGTAAAAAGCCCCACAATTTTACGAAAGGCATGTCATGACTGGCACGACATCCACCAAGCGAGGGAAGCGTAAGAAGGCACCTGATGCCGAATACATTGCCCCTTCGCAATACTCATTACAGGAGGCTGCAAAGCACGCAGACGTACTGTCTTGGGTTTCGATAATTATCTTCGGTTTTGGTAACTTCGTTCGCAAACAGTACGTGAAAGGTCTCGTATTCATTCTATGCGAGGCTGGAGTTCTTGCCTTCTTGGCCACAACTGGCGCTGAATATCTACCAAAATTCGGTACTCTTGGTACTAGGAAGCAAGGTAGAGTAAAGATTAACGGCTTCTGGCACTATGTGGCTGGAGATAATTCTGTTGAAATTTTGCTGTATGGCGTTATGAGCATTGCAGCAATTGTTGTTTTAATTTATTTAGCTACTTTGTCTTTGCGTAGCGCATACAAAGCTCAGTCTTTTGTGGCACGCGGAGAAAAGCCTATTACTTTTGTTAAAGATGTTGAGTCTTTGCTCGACCGCCATGCGCACGTTGGTTTTATGACTCTTCCAACCGCTGGAATTGTTTTGTTCACGGTTTTGCCATTGGTGTTCATGATTTCGATGGCATTCACAAACTATGATCGCGACCACACATTGCTGTTCCATTGGGTTGGTTTGAACAACTTCTTTAAGATTCTTGGAAATACAACTGGAACCATTAATGCTGGAATCTTCTTTGATGTTTTGATTTGGACCCTTGTTTGGGCTTTCTTCGCTACATTCTTGAACTTCTTCTTCGGCATGTTTATGGCAATGATTATTAACAGACGCACAACTCGTCTTAAGAGCTTGTGGCGTATCTGCTTCTCTTTGACCATTGCTGTTCCACAGTTTGTGTCTTTGCTTGTTATGCACAGCATGTTGCAAAGAGATGGCGCTATTAACCGTCTTCTCATCTCTTCTGGCTGGATTCATTCTCCACTACCGTTCTTCCAGGATGCTACTTGGGCAAGGGTTACGGTTATTCTCATCAACCTTTGGGTTGGTATTCCTTACACCATCATGCAGATCACTGGTATTTTGCAGAACGTTCCAGCTGAACTTTACGAAGCAGCAGAGCTTGACGGTGCAAGCTGGTGGCAGCGTTTCATGAACGTCACTATGCCATACATCTTCTTCGTTATGACTCCATACCTGATCACCACCTTCACTGGAAACGTTAATAACTTCAACGTTATTTACCTCTTGTCTGGCGGCGAACCAACACCAATTGGTTCTTCTGCAGGTAAGACTGATTTGCTCATCACCTGGTTGTACAAGCTTACGGTTGATAAAGATAACTACAGCATGGGCGCGGTAATCGGCATTATGACATTCATTGTGCTTGCGATTGTTGCTTTGATAACATACCGCAACTCTGGCTCCTACAAGAATGAGGAGGGATTCCGGTGAGTAATAAGAAGGATCTTATGCAAGGCGAACAGACTGTGCATAGTGTACGTAGCGTCCCATTCTGGCGCGATCAGCGTATCCGCCGCATATTCGGAGACGTTGTAGCTCATCTGTTCCTGATTGTTATGGCTGTGATTTGGCTTGCGCCAATCGTATGGGTGTTCTTGGAAAGCTTTAACCAGAACACTGCACCATATCAGACAACATTCTTCCCAACTAAGTACACGTTTAATAACTACATTCAGTTGTTCACTGAAAGAGAAGTTCTTGACTTCCCACGAATGTTCTTGAACACCTTGATTGTGTCTATTTTCGTGTGCATTATCTCTCTGTTCTTCGTTCTTGTAGTAGCGTTCTGCATGTCTCGTTTGCGTTTCCGCGGTCGTAAGACATTTATGAACATTGCTTTGATTCTTGGTATGTTCCCAGGCATCATGGCAGTTATCGCTATCTACTTCATTTTGAAGGCTTTTGGCTTGACGAATGGCTCTGTTGTTCTTATTTCCCTTATAATCGTTTACTCTGCTGGTAGCGGCATGGGCTTCTACGTTATGAAGGGTTATATGGACACCATTCCAAAGTCTTTGGATGAGGCCGCTTATTTGGATGGCTGCACAACTTGGCAAGTGTTCTGGAAGATTATTCTTCCAATCTGCAAGCCTATGATTGTGTTCCAAGCTATTGTTAGCTTCTTGGGTCCATGGCTTGACTTCGTTTTGGTTAAGACTATTGCTCGTACTCAAGATAATTACACTGTGGCTTTGGGCTTGTACCAGATGTTGCAGAGAGAATACATCAATCACTGGTTCGCACGATTCTCCGCTGGAGCTGTGTGCGTTTCCATTCCGATTGCAATCCTGTTTATTGTCATGCAGCGATTCTATGAAGAGTCGATGTCTGGCTCTGTTAAGGGATAGTAACCTCTACAGCAATTGTGGGGTTTAATTGAAAATGGGGGCCGAGCGTTTTAAAGCGTTTCGGCCTTCATTTTCTGAATAATTAAAAGAAGGATATATTACATGACGTTCACGTCTTCAACACAATGGCCAGTGTACTCGGGTCAGCTTGGATGCTCGCTTAATGAAAAATCAACAACATTCACAGTTTGGGCGCCAACCGCATCATGCGTAACGCTAAGACTTTTTGAAACAGGAAATAACAGCGAGCCGTTCAAAACACGTAATTTAAAGCCATTGCGCGACGGCGCATGGAGAACGTCAATATTGCAAAGGCTAGATGGCGTTTACTACGATTTTCTGGTGACTTTTGCGGATGGAAAAGTCAATCGTACAAGTGACCCGTGGGGTGTTGCTAGTGGCGTAAATGGCGAGCGCAGCATGGTTGTAAGTGAGGAACGCGTTAGCCCAGCTGACTGGCACAAAGATAAGTCGCCAGAGTTTGTACGCCATGCGACGGTTGTTTGGGAAACGCATGTTGAGGACTTTAGCAGCAATCCTAATGGTGGTTTTAATCCAGAACATAGGGGTCAGTATCTTGCTTTTACAGATTCGCATACGACTTTAGATGGCGATAAGCACTTCCCTACTGGAATTGACTATCTTAAAAAACTTGGCGTAACTCACGTTCAACTAATGCCAATCTACGATTTTGCTACTGTGGATGAGGTTGCGATTTCGTCTGCTCGCAAAAACGGTGAGGGTGTGGATTCGCTTTACAATTGGGGCTACGATCCACATGCGTACAATGTGCCGGAGGGTGCTTACTCTAGCAATCCATACGACGGTACGGCAAGAATACGCGAGTGCAAGGCGATGATTGGCGCTTTGCATAAGAATGGTATACGCGTAGTTATGGATGTTGTTTATAACCACATGTTTGAGGCTGCGTCGAATGTGTTTGAAAGTGTAGCTCCAGGCTATTTCTGCAGGCGTAAGGCTGATGGGTCTTTTGCAAATGGTTCTGGCTGCGGCAACGAGATGGCTTCCGATCATCCTATGTTTAGGCGTTTTATGATTGAGTCCATTTTGCATTGGGCGCGCTGCTACCACGTGGATGGCTTTAGATTTGACCTTATGGGCTTAACGGACGCGGAAACGTTGAACATGATTCGCGCAGAGCTAGATAAGCTTGATGGCGGCAAAGATATTCTTATGTACGGCGAGCCGTGGGGCGCGGGCGCTGCAGCTGTTGGCGATGACTGCCCTATGGGTGATAAAAATGGTCGCGGCCACCTTGATTCTAGAATCGGCTGGTTTAGTGATGAGTCTCGTGACACGCTTAAGGGCAATGTTATGGATCATCATGACCGCGGATATGTAAATGGCAATGAGTTTTGGACTGCGGATCCTGTTCGTAACGCGTTTAATGGCTGGCGTGGTATGCCTTGTGCTGGTAAAAGCGTTGGTCAGATTGTGCAGTATGTTTCTGCTCACGATGATTTGACTTTGTGGGATAAACTGTGTATTTCTATGCGCGATAACGCGTCTAGCAGCGATTTTGACGCAAGTGACCCAAACAGCGTTGCAGACATCTTTAGCGCTAATATTCTTAGCTCCGGCATAATTTTGTGTTCTGCTGGAATGCCATTTATGCTTGGCGGCGAAGAGTTTGGTCGCACTAAGCACGGTTGCGATAATTCCTATAATCGCGGTGTGCTTATGAATCAGCTGGATTGGTCTAGAACTAAACAATTCCAGCCGCTTGTAGAGTGGTATAGTGCGCTTATATCGCTTCGCGCTAAGAATGCGGAGTTTTATGATGCTCAGCACACAAGGCTTACTGCGTCTGATAATACTGTTCTTGCGGAGCAGATTGGAAGCGATTTGATTGTGTGCGTAAATCCTATGAATGATGCGTCTGCAACAATTGATTTGCCTGCTAAATCTGCAAACCCGTGGCGCTACGTGTTGGATTCCACTGAGTATTTTGCTAAGTGGACGGGGCGCGACTCTGGCAGCTGCGTTTCTATGCTGTGCGATGATAATGGCTCTCAGCGTGCGGTTCATGTGCCGCCGCGTACATTTGTTGTGTTGAGTCGCAAGCGCGCTTGATTGCTCGAGTTCTTGAGCGCGCTCGACTTGCATTTTATCCCGATTTTGTTCCCTTATTCCTATGATTTGGGAACAAAGTCGGGATTATTTTTTGGTTTATAGTCGAATACTAATATTTTGAATACTTAGTCGAATACTTAGTCGAATACTAATATTTCAAGGCAAATCCTTGTAATTTCCTTAATT contains:
- a CDS encoding LacI family DNA-binding transcriptional regulator, translating into MSKTSICDVATLAGVSIATVSRTFAHPEKVSASTRAKVMRAAEQMDFTVSRTAGELKTGKSYRITLLIGSSKIEWFSSAIIEGLNSVLNKNGYDLVIHLLEGVEQRKNFFKELPLRANTDAIIVSSFDISSNEAEQLQRINVPIVGINCTASKVLSASIGIDDALGIKLAIQHLATLGHKRLLYVYEHFCSSFRFSSSRRITSFENVCNNIDGMQGKVLPIDIKDDPIDATLSELFTQENPPTAICFHQDSTAMPFLFRLQKLGIRVPEDLSIIGFDNGTYAKEAGLTTIRQNPKTMAEQAGNIAISLIEGKAVARRHLTAPVQLIIRNSTAAPKAKS
- a CDS encoding alpha-amylase family glycosyl hydrolase, translating into MQNEHAQWLRDAVFYEIYPQSFYDSNGDGIGDIPGIIEKLDYVKSLGCNAIWLNPCYDSPFKDAGYDVRDYKKVAARYGTNEDLQRLFSEAHNRGMHILLDLVPGHTSEEHEWFKQSSRAQENEFSKRYIWTDSAFSGYSMPFIGGESERDATYILNFFKCQPALNYGFAHRDRAWQSAPDSKEAAETRAAMVDVMRFWLSLGADGFRVDMADSLVKNDDNNGEGSLGKDNTIHAWQEMLGAVKAEYPQAAFVSEWGRPRQALAAGFDMDFYLNWRWDGNPNGYARLARDVDNALDSNPEHDHSYFNARGGGSICPFLDDYCPQYEATCNDGYFSFITCNHDTPRLAPRLSERERRIAFGMILTMPGVPFVYYGDEIGMKYRDIPTKEGGYARTGTRTPMQWDDSKNFGFSTAAKSKLYLPVEARADGRTCANSRNQAVQSGEIPTVLGQEQDGDSLLNWVRALIALRHECAALHADATWRVLHAPVDGRSFAYERCAAEPDGSDGESSTEKIIVAMNPGLNEETISLSALAGITPEAILRPRISVGAVTCDSSALKLGAQSFALFVL
- a CDS encoding TraX family protein; translation: MDALKPKIRADKNIKMGITLKKFKLLGAVMMMLSAFGTTVIPHLFGGLSNSNMWSLTAAVVCEVISWSALPWYAWLLVRGYQNTHNLNLYTLRLLILALICEVPYDFTTFGCAFDMRSQNPVFGLVIALFVLSGIDMVRARFKGAQKVASIVVILVAGILWNLFGKVGFRQNIFWGGALLLGFVLIFRFLENHEIRMELIAGAFGAMSLLAPGVGVAVLHYRSPYGDGPKQTKQFRWLMYAWYPLMLVIASAFTILL
- a CDS encoding carbohydrate ABC transporter permease; translated protein: MKQVNQDSHLSKMRKHNGGMSKISTALSRTFSFRNIAVVFLIVYFVIFLAYPIYKAFAGSFHEWNPLVGTYNWVGLDNFKQILVDKLFWKSIANTAIFTFVSVVFRVILGIGFAMLLSSKLVKCKDTLRGLFYMPTITPLVAVSFVWMWMFDPQFGMIDRVTGLNINWLHSSTWAMPAIIIMTIWKDFGYATVLYLAGLMNLPKDVYEAAEIDGANSVQKFFRITVPLLKPTTLFIVITSMIGYIQAYVQILVMTNGGPGTSTYTISYLIFDQAFQKYNFGIASAMSVVLFIITGILTFIMFKASKDSELV
- a CDS encoding carbohydrate ABC transporter permease, producing MKKQNLKKSIIGWFLTIFLFLLSFLTIVPFIWMFVSSFAPNSDIVRIDGGLFPKPSTFGNYVGIQEKFDFLRLFFNSLFISVVKTVIAIYTSAVLGYVFAKMRFRGRNLLFGIVISTMMVPWAVTIIPQYDMMTSFGWQDTYRALIVPGLISAFGIFLFRQSISGISDELIEAAKLDGASDSRIFHRIILPMSHNTIAALAIFTFLWNWEDYLWPFLMITDEKKQLLAVGLKTFSGRFGTDYGGLFAAASLAIIPVIVVYLVFQKQFIAGISTGSGK
- a CDS encoding extracellular solute-binding protein codes for the protein MKIKKICISCIAVLGMISTLAACGNNGAAGVTDTKKDKGLAVMGQALKYDPNHLVNQGKPIQLEYWSWGDASTDPIYDMIKDYQKIYPNVKFKTKNVAWDDYWTKLPLALKGTKGPALFNIHNSKDELIRPYAADYKIDKAAMESDYATASAHEDDKGNVKYIDSVINTGNIYYNKKLWKEAGLTEADIPSTWDELREVAKKLTKWNGSKMEQAGFNVNGDAYAAINQGLNYQRGELAFDESGKKPNFDNKVTRENMKFLKNLYDKDKVISTDFGTDYTQSFGNGQSGMVYAWGWLEGVLKEKYPNIEYGVFPTPTFTKEKPFAYDRYNGESTPGINAHQSKDQQEVAQDFIKFILANDAFIRSAVKHLNSFPAKKSLQNDPEILKAPVMAAIQPRADRLIWPGITPSTVETSSKAAFQNVMQNGESIDDAIKEAQATMVKDMKNSKFTSAESKYEFFKEHK